One Phaseolus vulgaris cultivar G19833 chromosome 11, P. vulgaris v2.0, whole genome shotgun sequence genomic window carries:
- the LOC137811401 gene encoding MLP-like protein 43, translating to MVEILFIIIISIFVPFFLLLLASFFITMTLSGKISTEIGVHATAAKWFNLLATKLHHLQNISDRIHGTKLHHGQDWHHSESIKHWTYTIDGKVTTCQESIESVDEANKTIIYKLFDGDIDHQYKLFKLVFQAIDNNNGAAIIKWTVEYERLAEEVDPPYGYIEYLHKCTADIDAHLLKA from the exons ATGGTGGAAATactcttcatcatcatcatctccatctttGTTCCTTTCTTCCTTCTATTACTTGCTTCTTTCTTCATCACCATGACTCTTTCTGGCAAAATCAGCACTGAAATTGGAGTTCATGCAACTGCTGCAAAGTGGTTCAACCTCCTTGCAACGAAACTCCATCATCTTCAAAACATTAGTGATAGAATCCATGGAACTAAGCTGCATCATGGCCAAGACTGGCACCACAGTGAGTCCATTAAACACTGGACTTATACCATAG ATGGTAAGGTTACAACATGCCAGGAGAGTATTGAATCTGTTGATGAAGCAAATAAAACAATCATCTACAAGCTCTTCGATGGAGACATTGATCACCAGTACAAGCTCTTCAAGTTGGTATTTCAAGCAATTGATAACAACAATGGTGCTGCTATTATAAAATGGACTGTTGAATATGAGAGGCTTGCTGAGGAAGTTGATCCTCCATATGGCTACATCGAGTACCTCCACAAATGCACTGCAGATATCGATGCTCATCTTCTCAAGGCATAG